GCCGTGGTCGATCGTGATCAGGGGACGGTTGACCACCACACCGGCGAAGGCCACGCGGCCATCCGCCGGCGCCAGGACGAGCACGCCCGGAACAGCGGGAAGGTCCACCCCGCGGTGCCCGGCCTGCCAGCGCCGGGACGGGGGATCGAAGCCGCGGATCTGCTCCGGCGCCGGGACCGGATCCAGCGGCCAGCTCCACGGCGGGGAGTATGCGGCGGGCGGGGTACGCAAAGCCGATGCTGACGGCGGGGCGGGCAGCGCAAGGACCGGCACCGCCAGGCCCGTGGCCAACAGTGCCGCGGCAGCACGGCGGAAGCGTCCATTTGGCATGGGGCACAGCCTGGGCTTTCCCCGGCGCGGAGAGACCGGTGCGGGCCCCCGGGTGGATGGATCCGGGCCCGAATCCGGCAGGGGAGGAAGGGTGGGCCCGGATGGTGCGGGCGGACGCCGGCAGTCCTGGGCTGTAGTACACTTGTCGGAGCAGCTTGCTGTGCCATGGGACCTGCCCGGACGTGTTTTATCCACCGCCGGTCCCGCGCCTGGGAGTCGGACCATATCGGCCCGCATCCCATTCACTGGCACTGGAATCTGACTACGCGTGTCCCAATTATCCCCGTCAAAGGGGGTGCTTCTCCAACGGTCCGGCAACGCCGGCAGGGGGAGCGCGTCGATGCCTGAAAGGGTAGCGGCTGATGGACACCAGGAGCTCCGCCCGACCGGGCGTACAGCTAAAACCGTCAATTGGCAGTAGGACCAGTGCGCCGTGCGCACGGCTGCTGCCGGAAGGAGTGACGACATGCCCGTCGTTACCATGCGCCAGCTGCTCGACAGCGGCGTTCACTTTGGTCACCAGACCCGCCGTTGGAACCCGAAGATGAAGCGCTTCATCTTCACCGAGCGCAACGGCATCTACATCATTGACCTGCAGCAGTCGCTGTCCTACATCGACCGTGCCTACGAGTTCGTCAAGGCCACTGTGGCCCACGGCGGTACCGTACTGTTCGTCGGTACCAAGAAGCAGGCTCAGGAAGCCATCGCCGAGCAGGCCACCCGTGTTGGCCAGCCGTACGTCAACCAGCGCTGGCTCGGTGGCATGCTCACCAACTTCCAGACTGTTGCCAAGCGTATCCAGCGCATGAAGGAACTCGAAGAGATCAACTTCGAGGACGTCGCTTCCTCCGGCCACACCAAGAAGGAGCTCCTGCTCCTCAAGCGTGAACTGACCAAGCTGCAGAACAACCTCGGCGGTATCCGCAACCTGACCAAGGCACCGTCCGTGCTCTGGGTTGTTGACACCCCGAAGGAACACCTCGCCATTGACGAGGCCAAGAAGCTGAACATCCCCGTTGTTGCCATCCTGGACAGCAACTGCGATCCGGACGATGTCGACTTCCCGATCCCGGGCAACGACGACGCCATCCGCTCCGTGAACCTGCTGACCCGCGTCATTGCCGACGCCGTTGCCGAAGGCCTCATCGCCCGCAACAACAAGGCCGCAGGCAACACCGAAGCACCGGCTGAGCCGCTGGCTGAGTGGGAGCGCGAACTGCTCGAGGGTGCTGCAGAGACCCCGGCAGCCGACGCTGCTGCAGAAGCTCCCGCTGCCGAAGCAACCGGCGTCGACGCCGTTGTGGATGCTCCGGCCGCTGAAGTAACCGAGAAGTAAATAACGAATTCCTTAGTCCGGGCGGTCCACCGCCCGGACCAGGTACCTGCGAGTGCGGCTGGCCGGTAATCCGGCCAGCCGCACTCGCGGAACCGCACCAATACTTATTACGGGAGGACTGGAGTCCAAATGGCGAACTACACCGCTGCTGACATCAAGGCACTGCGCGAGCGCACCGGCGCCGGCATGATGGATGTAAAGAAAGCTCTGGACGAGGCCAACGGCGATGCCGACAAGGCCATGGAGCTCATCCGCATCAAGGGCCTGAAGGGCGCTACCAAGCGTGAAGGCCGTTCCACCGCTGAGGGCCTGGTTGCTGCCAAGGTCATCGACGGCACCGTCGGCGTCATGATCGAACTCAACTGCGAGACCGACTTTGTTGCCAAGTCCGCCAAGTTCATCGAGCTGGCCGACAAGGTCCTGGCCGCTGCTGTTGAGTCCGCTGCTGCTGACGCCGAGACCCTCCTCGCCTACAACGTGGACGGCAAGCCCCTGTCCGAGATTGTTGTCGAAGAAGGCGCCATCCTGGGCGAAAAGGTTGTTGTCCGCCGCGTTGCACGCGTCGAGGGCAAGACCGTTGACGCCTACCTGCACAAGACCTCCAAGGATCTTCCGGCACAGGTTGGCGTGCTGTTCGCCGTCGACGGCGAAGGCGCAGAAGCTGCCACCGCCGCACACGACGTTGCCGTGCACACCGCTGCATACGCTCCGACCTACCTGACCCGCGAGGAAGTTCCGGCAGAGACCGTCGAGAACGAACGCCGGATCGCAGATGAGACGGCACGCGCCGAGGGCAAGCCCGAAGCCGCGCTGACTAAGATCGTCGAAGGCCGCCTGACCGGTTTCTTCAAGGAAATCGTCCTGCTGGACCAGCCGTTCGCCAAGGACGCCAAGAAGACCGTCGGTAAGGTTCTCGAAGAAGCCGGTGTCACACCGGTCGGCTTCGCCCGCTTCCGCGTAGGCGCCTAATAACTTAGGACCAAACGGTTTCGACGAATACGTCATCATGACAGAGGGGGTGGTCACCGCGGGTGACCACCCCTTTTGCCTGTCCAGAACACCTCACTAGTCTTTAGAAGCAGCAGTACCTATGCCCGGGAGGCACAATGGCCCACGTACTCAAAGAATCCGATTCCCCGCGACGCCGCGTCCTGCTCAAACTCTCGGGTGAGGTGTTCGGCGGCGGCAAGCTCGGCGTGGACCCCGACACCGTGCGGGCAGTGGCCAAGCAGATCGCTGCAACTGTCGGCGAAGTGGAAGTGGCGATCGTCGTCGGCGGCGGTAACTTCTTCCGCGGCGCCGAGCTGTCCGTCAGCGGCATGGACCGCTCGCGCGCGGATTACATGGGGATGCTCGGCACCGTCATGAACTGCCTGGCCCTGCAGGACTTCCTGGAGCAGGCCGGCGTTGAAACCCGCGTGCAGAGTGCCATCACCATGGGCCAGGTTGCCGAGGCGTACATCCCGCGGCGTGCCATCCGCCACCTGGAAAAGGGCCGCGTGGTCATCTTCGGCGCCGGTGCCGGGCTGCCTTACTTCTCCACGGATACCGTCGCCGCCCAGCGTGCCCTCGAGGTCCATGCGGATGAGGTCCTTATGGCCAAGAGCGGCGTGGACGGCGTCTACACCGCCGATCCGAACAAGGATGCTTCGGCTGTTCGGCTGGAGACCCTGACGTACGACGACGCCCTGCGCCAGGACATCCGCGTTATGGACCAGACGGCCATGACCATGTGCAAGGACAATGACCTGGACATGGTGGTCTTCGGCATGGAGGGTGAAGGCAACGTAACCCGTGCCATCCGCGGCGAGAAGATCGGCACCATCGTTTCCAACTAGCGGGTGCGGCTCTCGGGTCCCGCAGGGACCTGGAACGGCGGCAACGAAATCCCCTCGGCCGCAGGCGGCCTCCGGGATTTAAAGCCGCCTTCCTCCAGGTCCCTGCGGGACCGGCACGTCCTCCCAGTGGGGGACGGCAGCCAGTGACTTTTCCTGGGTGGTCACGGTTTGCGTTGCGGCCCGCAGAGTGGGGCTTCGCTCGGTGCAGGGAACCCGCACCCTTTTGCGCCGAAAGGGTTCCCCTCCACCTCGCTTCGCTCGGTGCAGGGAACCCGCACCCTTTTGCGCCGAAAGGGTTCCCTCCACCTCGCTTCGCTCGGTGCAGGGAACCCGCACCCTTTTGCGCCGAAAGGGTTCCCCTCCACCTCGCTTCGCTCGGTGCAGGGAACCCGCACCCTTTTGCGCCGAAAGGGTTCCCCTCCACCTCGCTTCGCTCGATGCAGGGAACCCGCACCCTTTTGGCTTAGGATGATATTAGAGTCCGGCCACTGAGCGAGAGTGCTTGGTGGACACTGTTTTTAGAGGAGATACCGTGATCGAAGACACCTTGAAAGAGGCCGCCGACAAGATGGACAAGGCGGTGGAGGTTGCCAAGGAGGACTTCTCCTCCGTGCGCACGGGCCGCGCCAACCCGGCACTGTTCTCGCGCGTGCTGGTGGACTACTACGGTTCTCCCACGCAGCTGCAGCAGCTGGCGTCCTTCGCTACCCCTGATGCGCGCACCCTGCTGATCACCCCGTACGACGTGACGGCCCTGCGCGCCATCGAGCGGGCCCTGAGCGACTCCGAAGTGGGCGCCAACCCGTCGAACGACGGCAAGGTCATCCGGGTCATCATGCCCGAACTGACCCAGGACCGCCGCAAGGAATACGTCAAGATTGTCCGCGGCAAGGCAGAAGACGCCAAAGTGTCAGTCCGGAACATCCGCCGCAAGGCTAAGGACGGCATCGACCGCCTGGTAAAGGACAGCGAGGTGGGCGAGGATGACGGCGCCCGCGCGGAAAAGGACCTTGACGCCCTGACCAAGGCGCACACCGATTCCATTGACGATCTTCTCAAGCGCAAGGAAGCCGAGCTTCTCGAGGTCTGATGAGTGACGCCCAGCCTTCCAACCAGGCTGGCGGTGCACCGTCCGTCGAGACAGTTCCGGCAGCAAAGGCCACGGATATGAGCGCAGCCGATTCCGGCCGGGTGCCGAGCCGTCGGACCCGGAACCGCAAAGCCGACGCCAAGCCCGCCAAGGCCTCACGCGCCGGACGCAACCTTCCGGCGGCCATCGCCGTCGGGGTCATCCTCCTGGGTGCCCTGCTGATCGGCCTGCTGTTCTTCCCCTTCGCCATTGTGGTCATTGCCGTGGCCTTCGCTGCGGTAGGGGTATGGGAAGTTAGCCGCGCGCTGGAAGTGCGCGGCATGAAGGTGCCGCTGGTGCCGGTGCTGGTGGGATCCGTAGGACTGCCGTTTGCCGCGTTCTTCGGCGGCACTGAAGCCCTGGCCTTCGCAATGGTGGCCACCGCCGTCGCGATCCTGCTGTGGCGGAGCATCGATACCGCCGAAGAAGCCATCCAGAGCATTCTCGCGGGAATCTTCGTGGTGCTCTGGGTGCCGTTCCTGCTCAGCTTCGCGTTGCTGCTCCTGCGTGAGCCGGACGGCCAGATCCGCGTCGCCGTGCTGCTCCTGCTGGTGGTCTCCAATGACACCTTCGGATATCTGGTGGGCGCTTTCTTCGGCAAGCACCCCATGGCCCCCAAGATCAGCCCCAAGAAGTCCTGGGAAGGCTTCGCCGGATCCGCCGGCGGCGCCACGATCGTGGGTGTTGCAGCGGCCGTGTTCTTCCTGGACCAGCCCTGGTGGTTCGGCGTGGTGCTGGCCGTGGCAACGGTAGCGGCAGCCACCGCGGGCGACTTCTCCGAATCCATGGTCAAACGAGAGCTGGGCGTGAAGGACATGTCCAACCTCCTGCCCGGCCACGGCGGTGTGATGGACCGGCTGGACTCCGTGGTGTTCGCTTCTCCGGTGGTCTTCCTGCTTTCCGTGCTGCTCTCCGGCGTGTCCTAGCCGCCTTCCGGCAGTGCCTGCCGGTGGACCGGCTGCCTACCAGCCGGATCACCGCGGCGGGACCGTAATACCGTAACGGTCCGGCAACGTCCGGTGTGCCTGCACACATACGCGGGTGGCGGCGTCGTAAGATGTTTCAGAGTTTTTCATACATTGCCCATGCGCCGGATCCTGGATATCCAGCCCTGGCGCAGTAACTCCGTAAGGCAATAACCACAGAGGAACAGTAAATTCATGGACGATGCGCGGCAGGCCAGTGCTCCTTTCGAACGCGTGGGACGGCGGGACTTCGGCTACAACATCCGCCAGGTCGATGAGTTCCTGACCAAGGCCCGTAACTACTACAACTCCGATTCGAAGGCATCCAACCCGGTCACCAGCGCCGACGTGCGTTCCATGGCCTTCGACCCGGCCAAGGGCGGTTACGAGCCGCAGGCCGTAGACGCGGCACTGGACCGCCTCGAAGACGTTTTTGCACAGCGTGAGCGGGACCAGCTGATTGAAGACCGCGGCGAAGAAGCCTGGCTGCTGCAGATCGGGCGCATCTCCGCCGTCCTGCGTGCACGGCTGCACCGCAAACCGGGGGAGCGGTTCCGCCGTCCCGCCCGCAAGCGTGTGGCCAGCTACAACGTCAAAGACGTGGATGCCCTGTGCAACGAATTGCTGGGCTACTTTGAACACGACCGTCCGCTGAGCGTTGACGTTGTCCGCCGTGCGGTGTTCCGCGAAACCAAAGGCGACCAGGGATATGAAGAAACGCAGGTGGATGCGTTCCTGGACCGCGTTGTCGAACTGATGGCCTCCATCGACTAACCAGCCCTCCCGGCTCTAAAGCGGACATCCTTCAGCAACGGACTTTCAGCAGCGGAGCCTTCAGCTTCGAGGCGCACTGCCCGGGCGGGGACGCTCCAGCGGCTCGGGGGTGTGCAGCCGCGCCAAGAACTTCGCGGCGCCTCCCGGCGTTGAGCCGGCCGTTATCCGGGACACGACCACGGTGACCGCGAAGGCCGCGGGTACCGTCCACGCCGCCGGTTGTTCAATCCAGGCCGGAATCTGCAGTTCGAGCCTCGGCAGGACGGCGGCAGCCGCCATGGACCCGCCGCACAGCAGCGCTCCGGTCAGCATGCCGGCCCCGGCACCGGGCGCAGTGAGCCGGCGCCACCAGATCCCCAGTACCAGCAGCGGGCAAAGCGTGGAGGCGGTGAAGGCGAACACCATGCCGATGCTGCCCGCGAGGGCCGAGGACTCGGTGAGCAGGGCAATGGCCAGCGGTACGACGGCGGCCAGGACAGCGGAGAGCCGGAACCCGCGGACACTGCCGCGGAAAAACTCCTGGCTGATCACCCCGGCGAGGGATACGGTGAGCCCGCTGCTGGTGGACAGGAACGCGGCAAACGCACCGGCCGTGACCAGCGCTGCCAGCAGATCCCCGGTGGCTCCGTCGAAAACACGTCCGGGCAGCAGCAGCACGGCTGCGTCCGTGGCGCCGGCGTCGGCGAGATCCGGTGCGTAGATCCGCCCCAGTACGCCGAAGGTGATGGGAAAAAGGTAGAACAGGGACAGCAGCCCCAGCACGATCATGGTGGTGCGGCGGGCGGACGCGCCGTCGGGGTTGGTGTAGAAGCGCACCAGCACATGAGGCAGTCCGAGCGTGCCGCACAGCAGGGCGATGCTCAAGGAAATGTTCCGGTAGAGCGGGGCGTGGGTCTGCGGGTCCAGTGCTTCAGCCAGCACCGCTGCGCCGTCCGGGCCGGGCGGCCCGTCGCCGGCGAGCCGGAAGAGG
This Arthrobacter sp. zg-Y20 DNA region includes the following protein-coding sequences:
- a CDS encoding DivIVA domain-containing protein; translation: MDDARQASAPFERVGRRDFGYNIRQVDEFLTKARNYYNSDSKASNPVTSADVRSMAFDPAKGGYEPQAVDAALDRLEDVFAQRERDQLIEDRGEEAWLLQIGRISAVLRARLHRKPGERFRRPARKRVASYNVKDVDALCNELLGYFEHDRPLSVDVVRRAVFRETKGDQGYEETQVDAFLDRVVELMASID
- the frr gene encoding ribosome recycling factor; protein product: MIEDTLKEAADKMDKAVEVAKEDFSSVRTGRANPALFSRVLVDYYGSPTQLQQLASFATPDARTLLITPYDVTALRAIERALSDSEVGANPSNDGKVIRVIMPELTQDRRKEYVKIVRGKAEDAKVSVRNIRRKAKDGIDRLVKDSEVGEDDGARAEKDLDALTKAHTDSIDDLLKRKEAELLEV
- a CDS encoding M23 family metallopeptidase, which translates into the protein MPNGRFRRAAAALLATGLAVPVLALPAPPSASALRTPPAAYSPPWSWPLDPVPAPEQIRGFDPPSRRWQAGHRGVDLPAVPGVLVLAPADGRVAFAGVVVNRPLITIDHGGGLKSSFESVEPLVPAGSAVSRGSPVGMVASASGGAGGVHCSGQCLHWGVRLHGAYVNPLNYVGDRRPSVLLPVPDSGY
- the rpsB gene encoding 30S ribosomal protein S2; this translates as MPVVTMRQLLDSGVHFGHQTRRWNPKMKRFIFTERNGIYIIDLQQSLSYIDRAYEFVKATVAHGGTVLFVGTKKQAQEAIAEQATRVGQPYVNQRWLGGMLTNFQTVAKRIQRMKELEEINFEDVASSGHTKKELLLLKRELTKLQNNLGGIRNLTKAPSVLWVVDTPKEHLAIDEAKKLNIPVVAILDSNCDPDDVDFPIPGNDDAIRSVNLLTRVIADAVAEGLIARNNKAAGNTEAPAEPLAEWERELLEGAAETPAADAAAEAPAAEATGVDAVVDAPAAEVTEK
- the pyrH gene encoding UMP kinase; protein product: MAHVLKESDSPRRRVLLKLSGEVFGGGKLGVDPDTVRAVAKQIAATVGEVEVAIVVGGGNFFRGAELSVSGMDRSRADYMGMLGTVMNCLALQDFLEQAGVETRVQSAITMGQVAEAYIPRRAIRHLEKGRVVIFGAGAGLPYFSTDTVAAQRALEVHADEVLMAKSGVDGVYTADPNKDASAVRLETLTYDDALRQDIRVMDQTAMTMCKDNDLDMVVFGMEGEGNVTRAIRGEKIGTIVSN
- the tsf gene encoding translation elongation factor Ts, whose amino-acid sequence is MANYTAADIKALRERTGAGMMDVKKALDEANGDADKAMELIRIKGLKGATKREGRSTAEGLVAAKVIDGTVGVMIELNCETDFVAKSAKFIELADKVLAAAVESAAADAETLLAYNVDGKPLSEIVVEEGAILGEKVVVRRVARVEGKTVDAYLHKTSKDLPAQVGVLFAVDGEGAEAATAAHDVAVHTAAYAPTYLTREEVPAETVENERRIADETARAEGKPEAALTKIVEGRLTGFFKEIVLLDQPFAKDAKKTVGKVLEEAGVTPVGFARFRVGA
- a CDS encoding phosphatidate cytidylyltransferase, whose product is MSAADSGRVPSRRTRNRKADAKPAKASRAGRNLPAAIAVGVILLGALLIGLLFFPFAIVVIAVAFAAVGVWEVSRALEVRGMKVPLVPVLVGSVGLPFAAFFGGTEALAFAMVATAVAILLWRSIDTAEEAIQSILAGIFVVLWVPFLLSFALLLLREPDGQIRVAVLLLLVVSNDTFGYLVGAFFGKHPMAPKISPKKSWEGFAGSAGGATIVGVAAAVFFLDQPWWFGVVLAVATVAAATAGDFSESMVKRELGVKDMSNLLPGHGGVMDRLDSVVFASPVVFLLSVLLSGVS
- a CDS encoding cation acetate symporter; translation: MSPGIGYTALAAVAAATLLIGFYGLRISRTTSDFYVASRTVKPWWNASAIGGEYLSAASFLGVAGLIVASGVDALWFPIGYTGGYLMLLLFVAAPLRRSGAYTVPDFASARLESLPVRRLTSLLVIAIGWLYIVPQLHGAALTIRITTGLPAEIGCLAVTGVVCLSVVTGGMRSITFVQAFQYWLKLVAIAVPVLFILFRLAGDGPPGPDGAAVLAEALDPQTHAPLYRNISLSIALLCGTLGLPHVLVRFYTNPDGASARRTTMIVLGLLSLFYLFPITFGVLGRIYAPDLADAGATDAAVLLLPGRVFDGATGDLLAALVTAGAFAAFLSTSSGLTVSLAGVISQEFFRGSVRGFRLSAVLAAVVPLAIALLTESSALAGSIGMVFAFTASTLCPLLVLGIWWRRLTAPGAGAGMLTGALLCGGSMAAAAVLPRLELQIPAWIEQPAAWTVPAAFAVTVVVSRITAGSTPGGAAKFLARLHTPEPLERPRPGSAPRS